A genomic segment from Nocardiopsis sp. Huas11 encodes:
- a CDS encoding SPFH domain-containing protein produces MIDPAIPLIILAVLFVGIALSAIRIVPQARAYNIERFGRYTRTLNPGLNFIIPGVDRVNSKFDLREHVFTSRPQPVITEDNLVVNIDTVLYYQITQPKAAAYEVANFLQAIDQLTVTTLRNVIGSMDLEKTLTSREEINTRLRGVLDDTTGKWGIRVNRVEIKAIDPPPTIKEAMEKQMRADRDKRAAILHAEGERQSRILKAEGARQQAILEAQGDQQAAILRADGEAKAVERVFQAVHANNADAKLLAYKYLETLPSLAQGEGNTFWVIPGELTEAVKNVSHAFAGEAAQTRPSTEKSGREESERGPAELTGPDPAQSASAQAAVDAAEQAERAVADARDDVRRAGAGTGSMPVPREEP; encoded by the coding sequence ATGATCGATCCGGCTATCCCTCTCATCATCCTCGCCGTCCTCTTCGTCGGGATCGCGCTGTCCGCGATCCGGATCGTCCCACAGGCGAGGGCGTACAACATCGAGCGGTTCGGCCGCTACACCAGGACACTCAACCCCGGTCTGAACTTCATCATCCCGGGGGTCGACCGGGTCAATAGCAAGTTCGACCTCCGCGAGCACGTCTTCACCTCCCGGCCGCAGCCGGTGATCACCGAGGACAACCTGGTGGTCAACATCGACACCGTCCTCTACTACCAGATCACCCAGCCCAAGGCCGCGGCCTACGAGGTCGCCAACTTCCTCCAGGCCATTGACCAGCTCACCGTCACCACGCTGCGCAACGTCATCGGTTCGATGGATCTGGAGAAGACCCTGACCTCCCGCGAGGAGATCAACACCCGTCTGCGCGGCGTGCTGGACGACACCACCGGCAAGTGGGGGATCCGCGTCAACCGGGTCGAGATCAAGGCCATCGACCCGCCGCCCACCATCAAGGAGGCGATGGAGAAGCAGATGCGCGCCGACCGCGACAAGCGGGCGGCGATCCTGCACGCCGAGGGTGAGCGCCAGTCCAGGATCCTCAAGGCCGAGGGCGCCCGTCAGCAGGCGATCCTGGAGGCCCAGGGTGACCAGCAGGCGGCGATCCTGAGGGCCGACGGTGAGGCCAAGGCCGTCGAGCGCGTCTTCCAGGCGGTGCACGCCAACAACGCCGACGCCAAGCTCCTCGCCTACAAGTACCTGGAGACCCTGCCCAGCCTGGCCCAGGGCGAGGGCAACACGTTCTGGGTCATCCCGGGTGAGCTCACCGAGGCGGTCAAGAACGTCTCCCACGCCTTCGCCGGGGAGGCCGCCCAGACCCGCCCGTCCACCGAGAAGAGCGGACGCGAGGAGTCGGAGCGCGGACCGGCCGAGCTCACGGGGCCGGACCCCGCGCAGTCCGCGTCGGCCCAGGCCGCGGTGGACGCGGCCGAACAGGCCGAGCGGGCGGTGGCCGACGCCCGCGACGACGTTCGCAGGGCAGGTGCCGGGACCGGGTCGATGCCGGTGCCGCGCGAGGAGCCCTAG
- a CDS encoding NfeD family protein, translated as MPAWLIWIILAVALGVAEALTLTFVLGLVAVAALVAGLLGAIGLPVVVQIIGFAATSAAGIILVRPIMQRQMRREPDARSGTAALVGRSGVVIQEVDGDRGLIKLAGEEWSARCIDEDLVIPIGAHVDVMEIDGATAVVYPREALPEPHTPES; from the coding sequence ATGCCCGCTTGGCTGATCTGGATCATTCTGGCCGTCGCCCTCGGTGTCGCCGAGGCGCTGACGCTGACGTTCGTGCTGGGTCTGGTCGCGGTGGCCGCCCTGGTCGCCGGACTCCTGGGCGCCATCGGCCTGCCCGTGGTCGTTCAGATCATCGGTTTCGCGGCCACGTCCGCCGCCGGAATCATCCTCGTCCGTCCCATCATGCAGCGGCAGATGCGCAGGGAACCCGACGCGCGGTCGGGGACGGCCGCGCTCGTCGGCCGGTCCGGAGTGGTGATCCAGGAGGTCGACGGGGACAGGGGCCTGATCAAACTCGCCGGAGAGGAGTGGTCGGCACGGTGCATCGACGAGGATCTCGTGATTCCGATCGGCGCGCACGTCGACGTCATGGAGATCGACGGGGCCACGGCGGTGGTCTACCCGCGTGAGGCCCTGCCCGAGCCCCACACGCCCGAGTCATAG
- a CDS encoding penicillin acylase family protein has protein sequence MRPPYPRRLRTGAAGAALLVAAATAATLPSTPAAAEPPPDYCAPHGCHDILPPGQNGSATLVEILGHQVFGTRPRHSSSQLDMYDDLVHHYDGLTEEGLDDFFLDAGFGVDPDDVGREYRPREDVTITRDRGHGIPHIEGTTREGTMYGAGYAAAEDRLFLMDVLRRVGRGELTSFAGGAEGNRALEQDLWRTAPYTEEDKQAQIDRVAGSGERGERALADVDAYLEGVNSYIEEADGDRTFPGEYVLTGHKDAITNAGEIEPFTTADVVGIAAMVGGIFGGGGGGEVRAAIVRANFLDRYGAEEGAELYAAWRTENDPEAVVSVDGEFPYAQTPDDPVGEVVPDPGSVEPYGIVHDEHGSAADEAPATPLADAVDDQAVPDDPAEPPALEDLGDAEREELDQMVEDGDLSAAEGLFNDGVLPDGFLDPRGMSNALLVSGQHTESGNPVAVMGPQTGYFSPQLLMLQELQGPGISARGASFAGVSFYVQMGRGVDYAWSATSAGQDLTDTFAVELCETDGSAPSTGSRSYVDSSGGCVGFEELSVTNEWSPTVADQTPAGGYTLTSLRSEFGLVESFATVDGAPVAFTSLRSTYQHEVDSIIGFQRFNDPGEITSAESFQDAAHDIGYAFNWHYVDDEDIAFVNSGANPVRLEGTNPTMPIDAYGDAGWSGWDPRTNDADLHPKEDHPQAVNPDYIVNWNNKPAQGYTSGWSTGSVHRGDLLDSRVSALVQDGHAFTTASLTQVMMAAGTADLRAQEVLPRLLEVIDAQEVDDPDLASAVAELRAWQEAGSLRREPQRDAGYYEHADAIRVMDAWWPALVRAQFEPGLGEDLYTELTRAVQVDESPSGAIGGGEAGSVNQAQPHRGSAFQYGWWSYVDKDLRTVLGEDVQGPLGGEAYCGGGDPDACRTVLLDSLAEAAAVPAGEVYPGDEHCSAGDQVCADAVIHQAVGGIGMWPIAWQNRPTYQMVYQFSGGR, from the coding sequence GTGAGACCCCCGTACCCCCGACGGCTCCGCACGGGCGCCGCAGGCGCCGCGCTCCTCGTGGCGGCGGCCACCGCGGCCACGCTCCCGAGCACGCCCGCGGCCGCCGAACCCCCGCCCGACTACTGCGCCCCCCATGGCTGCCACGACATCCTGCCCCCGGGCCAGAACGGCAGCGCCACCCTCGTCGAGATCCTGGGCCACCAGGTCTTCGGTACCCGTCCCAGGCACTCCTCCAGCCAGCTCGACATGTACGACGACCTCGTGCACCACTACGACGGGCTCACCGAGGAGGGGCTGGACGATTTCTTCCTCGACGCCGGCTTCGGCGTCGACCCCGACGACGTGGGCCGTGAATACCGGCCGCGCGAGGACGTCACCATCACCCGCGACCGGGGCCACGGCATCCCGCACATCGAGGGCACCACCCGCGAGGGCACCATGTACGGCGCCGGGTACGCCGCCGCCGAGGACCGCCTCTTCCTCATGGACGTGCTGCGCCGTGTCGGCCGCGGTGAACTCACCTCCTTCGCCGGGGGCGCCGAGGGCAACCGTGCCCTGGAGCAGGACCTCTGGCGGACCGCGCCCTACACCGAGGAGGACAAGCAGGCGCAGATCGACCGCGTCGCCGGATCGGGCGAGCGCGGAGAGCGGGCGCTGGCCGACGTCGACGCCTACCTGGAGGGCGTCAACTCCTACATCGAGGAGGCCGACGGCGACCGCACCTTCCCCGGCGAGTACGTCCTGACCGGGCACAAGGACGCCATCACCAACGCCGGCGAGATCGAACCCTTCACCACGGCCGACGTGGTCGGCATCGCCGCGATGGTCGGCGGGATCTTCGGCGGCGGCGGAGGCGGCGAGGTGCGTGCCGCCATCGTGCGCGCCAACTTCCTGGACCGCTACGGCGCGGAGGAAGGGGCGGAGCTCTACGCCGCCTGGCGCACGGAGAACGACCCGGAGGCCGTGGTCTCCGTCGACGGGGAGTTCCCCTACGCGCAGACCCCCGACGACCCGGTCGGCGAGGTCGTCCCCGACCCCGGATCGGTCGAGCCCTACGGCATCGTCCACGACGAGCACGGCTCCGCGGCCGACGAGGCGCCCGCCACACCCCTGGCCGACGCCGTCGACGACCAGGCCGTGCCGGACGATCCGGCCGAGCCGCCCGCCCTGGAGGACCTCGGCGACGCCGAGCGGGAGGAACTCGACCAGATGGTCGAGGACGGCGACCTGTCGGCGGCCGAGGGCCTGTTCAACGACGGCGTCCTGCCCGACGGCTTCCTCGACCCCCGCGGGATGTCCAACGCGCTCCTGGTCTCGGGCCAGCACACCGAGAGCGGCAATCCCGTCGCGGTCATGGGCCCCCAGACCGGGTACTTCTCGCCGCAGCTGCTCATGCTCCAGGAACTCCAGGGCCCGGGCATCAGCGCCCGCGGTGCCTCGTTCGCCGGCGTGAGCTTCTACGTCCAGATGGGCCGGGGCGTCGACTACGCCTGGAGCGCCACCTCGGCCGGCCAGGACCTGACCGACACCTTCGCCGTCGAACTGTGCGAGACCGACGGCTCCGCGCCCTCCACCGGCTCGCGCTCCTACGTCGACTCCTCCGGTGGCTGCGTCGGCTTCGAGGAACTCAGCGTTACCAACGAGTGGTCGCCCACCGTCGCCGACCAGACCCCGGCCGGCGGCTACACGCTGACCTCCCTGCGCTCGGAGTTCGGCCTCGTGGAGTCGTTCGCCACCGTCGACGGCGCCCCCGTGGCGTTCACCTCGCTGCGCTCCACCTACCAGCACGAGGTGGACTCCATCATCGGCTTCCAGCGGTTCAACGACCCCGGCGAGATCACCTCGGCGGAGTCGTTCCAGGACGCGGCCCACGACATCGGCTACGCCTTCAACTGGCACTACGTCGACGACGAGGACATCGCGTTCGTGAACTCGGGCGCCAACCCGGTCCGGCTGGAGGGCACCAACCCCACGATGCCCATCGACGCCTACGGGGACGCCGGCTGGTCGGGCTGGGACCCCCGGACCAACGACGCCGACCTGCACCCGAAGGAGGACCACCCGCAGGCCGTCAACCCCGACTACATCGTCAACTGGAACAACAAGCCCGCGCAGGGCTACACCTCCGGCTGGTCCACCGGATCGGTCCACCGCGGCGACCTGCTCGACTCCCGGGTGTCCGCGCTGGTCCAGGACGGACACGCGTTCACCACGGCCTCCCTCACCCAGGTGATGATGGCGGCCGGGACCGCCGACCTGCGCGCCCAGGAGGTCCTGCCGCGGCTGCTGGAGGTGATCGACGCACAGGAGGTGGACGATCCCGACCTGGCGTCGGCCGTGGCGGAGCTGAGGGCGTGGCAGGAGGCCGGTTCGCTGCGCCGGGAGCCCCAGCGTGACGCCGGGTACTACGAACACGCCGACGCCATCCGGGTCATGGACGCGTGGTGGCCGGCCCTGGTGCGCGCCCAGTTCGAGCCGGGGCTCGGCGAGGACCTGTACACCGAGCTGACCCGCGCGGTGCAGGTGGACGAGTCGCCCTCGGGTGCGATCGGCGGCGGTGAGGCCGGCAGCGTCAACCAGGCACAGCCGCACCGGGGATCGGCCTTCCAGTACGGCTGGTGGTCCTACGTGGACAAGGATCTGCGGACGGTGCTCGGTGAGGACGTCCAAGGCCCGCTGGGCGGTGAGGCCTACTGCGGAGGAGGCGACCCGGACGCCTGCCGCACGGTCCTGCTGGACAGCCTGGCCGAGGCCGCCGCGGTTCCGGCGGGCGAGGTCTACCCGGGTGACGAGCACTGCTCGGCCGGCGACCAGGTCTGCGCGGACGCGGTGATCCACCAGGCGGTCGGCGGGATCGGCATGTGGCCGATCGCGTGGCAGAACCGGCCCACCTACCAGATGGTCTACCAGTTCTCCGGTGGCCGTTAG
- a CDS encoding cobalamin biosynthesis protein encodes MAGFLLDATVPDPPRGHPVALFGRAAGWWERRIYRDDELRGAAFAVSAVAPVVALGAVAERGGTVATAAATWTALGGSMLAREAEGIARALESGDLEGARSLVPRLCGRDPVGLDEAGIARAVVESVAENTSDAVTGPLVWGALAGAGGLAGFRAVNTLDAMVGHKSARYRRFGAASARLDDIAGWGPARLTAVLAVLSAPVVGGDVAQAWRVWRRDGHRHPSPNAGQCEAAFAGALGRTLGGVNVYQGRTERRPVMGEGPAVGTADIRRAVRLARAVNVGALAVASAVARGRR; translated from the coding sequence ATGGCGGGGTTCCTGCTCGACGCGACGGTGCCGGATCCTCCGAGGGGGCATCCCGTGGCGCTGTTCGGCCGTGCCGCCGGGTGGTGGGAGCGGCGGATCTACCGGGACGACGAGCTCAGGGGCGCCGCCTTCGCGGTGTCGGCGGTCGCTCCCGTGGTGGCGCTCGGGGCGGTGGCCGAGCGCGGGGGCACGGTCGCGACCGCGGCCGCCACCTGGACCGCGCTCGGGGGCAGCATGCTCGCCAGGGAGGCGGAGGGGATCGCCCGGGCCTTGGAGTCGGGCGACCTCGAGGGCGCCCGGTCACTGGTGCCGCGCCTGTGCGGACGCGATCCCGTGGGGCTGGACGAGGCCGGGATCGCGCGCGCCGTGGTGGAGTCGGTCGCGGAGAACACCTCGGACGCGGTGACGGGCCCGCTGGTGTGGGGCGCCCTCGCCGGAGCGGGGGGCTTGGCCGGGTTCCGCGCGGTGAACACGCTGGACGCCATGGTCGGGCACAAGAGCGCGCGATACCGGCGCTTCGGGGCCGCCTCGGCGCGGCTGGACGACATCGCCGGCTGGGGGCCCGCCCGGCTCACCGCCGTGTTGGCGGTCCTGTCCGCGCCGGTCGTCGGCGGCGATGTCGCTCAGGCCTGGCGGGTCTGGCGCAGGGACGGGCACCGGCACCCCAGTCCCAACGCCGGGCAGTGCGAAGCCGCTTTCGCCGGAGCTCTGGGGCGCACGCTCGGGGGCGTGAACGTCTATCAAGGCCGCACGGAGCGGCGCCCTGTGATGGGGGAGGGCCCCGCGGTGGGCACCGCCGACATCCGGCGGGCGGTCAGGCTGGCCCGGGCGGTGAACGTCGGCGCGCTGGCGGTGGCGTCCGCTGTGGCGCGCGGGCGCCGGTAG
- a CDS encoding NACHT domain-containing protein, translated as MSLGPTHHGYFYQDLITAVALVDLLLGTAETITVDTKGFEADRFDDVNITYAGEVRLRLQIKHTTTDRKLSKETFSQDGRSLKLSKVFSSLLEDLAKFPETTYRIVVRDQEPDDSLAVVLKPVDPADRVADPLPGITTAKYRFDPSALRANKPWANLVKDLSDDDLRSACDSLIVDTGAPSSTISFVDPGSAERSLLRRVREDLGAGRIPNIDVTPEFAAYALVQAATSARVVETGVVRRDLIEPRLGLRVDFGAVTAGHPIETEVAVARVGAAAESSKHIDGTAPAGGRVVVVGEPGVGKSWLCEELTDRYRDKAWVVARHHCWLGSSDDHLAERVLTEVVIGSLLDQIGKAVPEATKDLRPKFATSREALESALQTCRETHPDKSVLLVVDGLDHVDRVVGRSTKQKKDPSRLLVEELAALTLPPGVCLLIASQPGAHLEPAASPSEPIQMPPMSQDEIKALTAKHGLLESPDGSGPVGSSDEATIVGLVHERSNGNALYATYLCRLAVGASPLDDNPAPLTVNELIHRLELVPDTATTVDEYYDYMREAMTADQRFATDTLALCDFSLTPNELAELLGSPIKSIVIPALRTLAPVLNTQRGLGGLRLHHESFSRYILRKIDPENATAIRRSIATWLEGRGFLADSRAFRHLPDLLANLNEYDQLTALVGPRFVADGIRQFHSPEALQQALCVVSREAEVRLDWPTLVRCIEVRKAIDTYENDALADTVTEYADVIVNILGAEVVAERLVYNGRPTFPPRWGLRISDAVDRAGAAAPWKAYIEGWQTHRKTERGGYSSDRDGTLQLAAQRGALRLRAQRQDIDPSLIPTIAKHLEGDLEASLTDLVETFTAGLPAEYMPQVAAAMTDPADAAVVYLTLADLAANGTIGLPDPRDLARQAWALDPKLDTIGYLFHGIAAPEVLAGLGITDLEAELNAATDIILKERTANELAVKNWHALLTLAKAIDPATVVKVGGKLSGVGFYRAWLRYTVATIGLADDVRAGTTSLEDASTAVVVALADLVAEAKPFTGKPRACDLYFLHPLIHQVIESSLTVVQPTDLDTVLDHLIAIGDGTTTTTNLGLGENGPLITNDLLAVLARASDHVGIDAIHALLAIVRERRNDDHSGYSQQAAFELETARICIAAGAIGEARECWNRAADLLASYGGHKDPTLSEIVESIEDIEDVSEARARLAKLVDLVYLVRQHTDGRDTSHYVIEWWEIAASVDPVAAARGAADLYLDTVGFEDARADAAQTHLLQKHCSRADPAVLAALRLTTGIAWRSPTVDLEVLTRLAAERGASQRVDAMLAVLANSIAASYDNQPMQHASDQSKAAVDQALVQAVLKLGGPEFDPRSALSETDRKSSFPQNEPKPAPNALLKSLVSAQRPEAPAGRAGAISIAHAIDSERYRDEPAVWDIDAATNSIGYRILEATLADGPDVGIALIDDVVREISIYARNDIFSDLGHGLAAYADGDPAVAKVASYCLATAYQRIRGGGGWRQFAGKERRGLWEQAHKLDPDIAERALAAAVTNRVAATSYGSYGSSQGLITAFAAQPTISAGGTPTACWDAAFDIISHRLPGTAATGTHVYHPTPVPDSADDLDVAIATLALATICQATREQMRLALLAAGFLLTVRPEATQSALAYILAKDLDAGRTTWLLEAVRVNLPAGILEDDLAAELTQLATSDRLSVRAFAGQLLSIHGRRIPEPPATTPAPSVSAAFHALVQAHEEEAE; from the coding sequence ATGAGTCTCGGTCCCACCCACCACGGTTACTTCTACCAAGACCTGATCACCGCAGTGGCCCTCGTTGATCTCCTCCTAGGCACTGCGGAGACCATCACGGTTGACACCAAGGGGTTCGAAGCAGACAGGTTTGACGACGTCAACATCACGTACGCAGGCGAGGTCCGGCTCCGTCTGCAGATCAAGCACACAACGACGGACCGTAAGCTCTCGAAAGAGACATTCTCCCAAGACGGCCGGAGCTTGAAGCTCAGCAAGGTCTTCAGCTCACTTCTGGAGGACCTAGCGAAATTCCCAGAGACTACCTACCGAATTGTCGTCAGAGATCAAGAACCCGACGACTCACTTGCAGTGGTTTTGAAGCCAGTTGATCCGGCCGACAGGGTCGCAGACCCGCTCCCGGGCATCACGACCGCGAAGTACCGGTTCGACCCCTCCGCGCTACGCGCCAACAAGCCTTGGGCCAACCTAGTCAAGGATCTCAGCGACGACGACCTCCGTAGCGCTTGCGACAGTCTCATCGTCGACACAGGCGCGCCGTCCTCAACTATCAGCTTTGTCGATCCCGGATCTGCCGAGCGCTCCCTCCTCCGACGCGTCCGAGAAGACCTCGGGGCTGGGCGCATCCCTAATATAGACGTCACCCCCGAGTTCGCTGCCTACGCACTCGTTCAAGCAGCAACCTCTGCCCGCGTAGTCGAAACCGGAGTCGTCCGACGCGACCTCATCGAACCCCGTCTCGGGCTACGCGTCGACTTCGGAGCTGTGACCGCAGGACATCCCATCGAAACTGAGGTCGCCGTTGCGAGGGTCGGCGCAGCGGCAGAGAGCAGTAAGCACATCGACGGCACGGCGCCCGCTGGCGGCCGAGTCGTCGTCGTAGGCGAACCCGGCGTCGGGAAGTCGTGGCTCTGCGAAGAGCTGACAGATCGCTACCGAGACAAGGCTTGGGTGGTCGCACGCCATCACTGCTGGCTCGGCTCAAGTGACGACCACCTCGCGGAACGAGTCCTAACCGAAGTCGTCATCGGCAGTCTCCTCGACCAGATCGGCAAAGCAGTCCCTGAGGCGACCAAAGACCTGCGCCCCAAGTTCGCCACAAGCCGTGAAGCACTCGAGTCGGCACTACAGACGTGTCGCGAGACACACCCCGACAAGTCAGTCCTCCTCGTCGTGGACGGCCTCGACCATGTCGACCGAGTCGTCGGACGCAGCACCAAGCAGAAAAAGGACCCATCACGCCTGCTGGTCGAGGAGCTCGCCGCCCTCACCCTCCCCCCAGGCGTCTGCCTCCTCATCGCAAGCCAGCCCGGAGCTCACCTCGAGCCCGCTGCTTCCCCGTCCGAACCCATCCAGATGCCGCCGATGTCTCAAGACGAAATCAAGGCGCTCACCGCCAAGCACGGCCTGCTCGAATCTCCGGACGGCAGCGGACCTGTCGGCTCCTCGGACGAGGCCACCATCGTCGGATTGGTGCACGAACGCTCCAACGGAAACGCGCTTTACGCGACCTACCTGTGTCGGCTCGCAGTCGGCGCTTCACCTCTCGACGACAACCCCGCGCCACTCACCGTCAATGAACTCATCCATCGCCTAGAACTGGTTCCGGACACGGCCACGACTGTCGATGAGTACTACGACTACATGCGTGAGGCGATGACTGCTGACCAACGCTTCGCCACAGACACGCTCGCGCTGTGCGACTTCTCGCTCACCCCGAACGAACTGGCAGAGCTGCTCGGGTCGCCTATCAAATCCATCGTCATTCCGGCCCTTCGGACGCTTGCCCCAGTTCTCAACACTCAGAGAGGGCTCGGTGGGCTACGCCTCCACCACGAGAGCTTTTCGCGGTACATCCTTCGCAAAATCGACCCGGAGAACGCGACCGCCATTCGCCGCAGCATCGCGACGTGGCTCGAAGGCCGCGGCTTCCTCGCTGACTCGCGAGCGTTCCGCCATCTTCCCGACCTTCTCGCGAACCTCAACGAGTACGACCAGCTGACGGCGCTCGTGGGACCACGCTTCGTTGCAGACGGAATCAGGCAGTTCCACTCCCCAGAAGCGCTTCAACAGGCGCTCTGTGTCGTCTCACGCGAAGCCGAAGTACGCCTAGACTGGCCGACCTTGGTCAGGTGCATCGAAGTCCGAAAGGCCATCGACACCTACGAGAACGACGCACTCGCCGACACCGTCACCGAGTATGCCGACGTCATTGTCAACATCCTCGGTGCCGAGGTCGTCGCCGAACGCCTCGTCTATAACGGTCGTCCCACTTTTCCCCCGAGATGGGGGCTGCGCATCAGCGACGCTGTCGACCGCGCTGGCGCGGCGGCCCCCTGGAAGGCGTACATCGAGGGCTGGCAGACGCACCGGAAGACAGAGCGGGGCGGTTACTCCTCCGACCGCGACGGAACACTCCAGCTGGCAGCCCAACGCGGGGCGCTTCGGCTCCGTGCCCAGCGGCAAGACATCGACCCTTCCCTCATTCCAACAATCGCCAAGCACCTGGAAGGCGATCTTGAGGCGTCGCTGACCGACCTCGTCGAGACGTTCACTGCAGGCTTGCCCGCGGAGTACATGCCGCAGGTTGCAGCTGCGATGACGGACCCGGCCGACGCCGCCGTCGTCTACCTGACCCTGGCCGACCTCGCCGCCAACGGAACCATCGGGCTGCCCGACCCCCGCGATCTGGCGCGGCAAGCATGGGCCCTCGACCCGAAGCTCGACACCATCGGATATCTCTTTCATGGAATCGCCGCGCCAGAGGTACTTGCGGGACTAGGAATCACGGATCTCGAAGCCGAACTCAACGCCGCCACGGACATCATCCTCAAGGAGAGGACCGCCAACGAACTCGCGGTCAAGAACTGGCACGCTCTCCTCACCCTAGCGAAGGCCATCGACCCGGCAACCGTGGTCAAGGTTGGCGGCAAACTTTCAGGTGTCGGGTTCTATCGGGCATGGCTGCGCTACACCGTTGCAACGATTGGACTCGCAGACGACGTTCGCGCCGGTACGACATCACTCGAGGATGCTTCAACCGCAGTGGTCGTCGCATTGGCCGACCTCGTCGCCGAGGCCAAACCGTTCACCGGAAAGCCGCGGGCGTGCGACCTGTACTTCCTTCATCCGCTCATCCATCAGGTCATCGAAAGCTCCCTCACCGTCGTTCAGCCAACTGACCTTGACACCGTGCTTGACCATCTCATCGCGATAGGCGATGGGACCACGACAACCACTAATCTCGGTCTCGGCGAGAACGGTCCGCTCATCACCAACGACCTGCTCGCAGTCCTCGCCAGGGCCTCCGACCATGTTGGCATCGACGCGATCCACGCTCTGCTTGCCATCGTCCGCGAACGCCGCAACGACGACCACAGCGGGTACAGCCAGCAAGCCGCGTTCGAGCTCGAGACTGCCCGCATCTGCATCGCAGCGGGAGCCATCGGCGAGGCGCGCGAGTGTTGGAACCGAGCGGCCGACCTGCTTGCAAGCTATGGCGGCCACAAAGACCCCACGCTCTCGGAAATCGTTGAGAGCATTGAAGACATTGAAGACGTCTCGGAAGCACGCGCACGGCTGGCCAAGCTCGTCGATCTGGTCTACCTGGTGCGACAACACACTGACGGCCGCGACACCTCGCATTACGTCATCGAGTGGTGGGAGATTGCAGCTTCGGTCGACCCGGTCGCTGCAGCCCGTGGCGCCGCCGACCTCTATCTCGACACCGTCGGATTCGAAGACGCCCGCGCGGACGCAGCGCAAACGCATCTGCTGCAGAAGCACTGTTCGAGGGCAGACCCTGCCGTCCTCGCCGCGCTGCGCCTCACCACAGGCATTGCCTGGCGCTCACCAACGGTTGACCTGGAAGTCCTCACCCGCCTGGCAGCCGAACGCGGAGCGAGCCAGCGGGTCGACGCGATGCTCGCCGTTCTCGCCAACAGCATCGCCGCCTCCTACGACAACCAGCCGATGCAGCACGCGAGCGACCAGTCCAAGGCAGCCGTAGACCAGGCGCTCGTCCAAGCGGTCTTGAAGCTTGGTGGTCCCGAGTTCGACCCACGATCAGCGCTATCTGAGACAGACCGCAAGAGTTCATTCCCGCAGAATGAACCGAAGCCAGCTCCGAACGCTCTGCTGAAGAGCCTCGTATCAGCCCAACGCCCCGAGGCTCCCGCTGGACGGGCAGGAGCCATCAGCATCGCCCACGCAATCGACAGCGAGCGCTACAGGGACGAGCCAGCCGTCTGGGACATCGACGCAGCGACCAACTCGATTGGCTACCGCATCCTGGAAGCCACACTCGCCGACGGACCTGACGTCGGAATCGCACTCATCGACGACGTCGTTCGCGAGATCTCCATATACGCCCGCAACGACATCTTCTCCGACCTCGGACACGGCCTGGCCGCCTACGCGGACGGTGACCCAGCGGTTGCCAAGGTCGCCAGCTACTGCCTCGCGACCGCATACCAGCGCATCCGAGGCGGTGGGGGCTGGCGACAGTTCGCCGGCAAGGAGCGCCGAGGACTCTGGGAACAAGCCCACAAGCTCGACCCCGACATCGCCGAGCGAGCCCTCGCGGCGGCGGTCACGAACCGTGTAGCCGCCACCTCATACGGCTCATACGGCAGCAGCCAAGGCCTCATCACGGCATTTGCGGCGCAACCCACCATCAGCGCCGGAGGCACTCCGACCGCTTGCTGGGACGCAGCGTTCGACATCATCAGTCACCGCCTCCCCGGGACTGCCGCAACTGGCACGCATGTCTATCACCCGACGCCAGTTCCGGACTCTGCCGACGATCTCGACGTTGCAATCGCAACCTTGGCACTCGCGACCATCTGTCAGGCCACACGGGAGCAGATGCGACTTGCCCTGCTAGCCGCCGGGTTCCTCCTCACCGTCCGCCCCGAGGCCACCCAAAGCGCACTCGCATACATCCTGGCCAAGGACCTGGACGCCGGTCGCACCACATGGCTGCTCGAAGCAGTGCGCGTCAACCTCCCCGCAGGCATACTCGAGGACGACCTCGCCGCCGAACTCACCCAACTAGCGACGAGCGACCGCCTGTCCGTCCGAGCGTTCGCCGGCCAGCTCCTCAGCATCCACGGACGACGTATTCCAGAACCGCCCGCGACCACCCCTGCGCCATCTGTCAGCGCTGCATTCCATGCCCTCGTCCAAGCGCACGAAGAAGAAGCAGAATGA